The genomic window GTAGACGACGCTGTAGGTCAACGGGCTGTTGTACTCCCGGAGACACTCCTCACAAGTACTCGTCACCACGAACGAATCAGCATCAGGCAACGGACTATCGGGCACCGCAACTACATCGGCAGACAGCTGCGCTCCGCACTCCGGGCACATCCCCCGCCGGATCTGCCTGGCATCCTCCGCACTGCGTAACTTGACGCTCCCCACGAGCGACTCGCCGTTCCGCGTTCTGACCTGTGCGGGCGTGATCGGTTGTCCCGTAACCTGTTGCTCACAGGCCGTACAGTCGATACGGAAAAACTGATGCGAGAGCTTCGCCTCCAGCGCCTCCTCACCGCAGAAGACGCACACTCCATCGACCGGTTCAGGCCCAAACGACTCCGGTTGCTCATAATTCTCCGACAGGATGAATCGAACAATGCGCTCACCAGCGTGTGAAAGCGAATACCCATCGTCGCTTTTCCGGAGATAGGCCCCTGTGAGTTCTCCGAGGTGATACGACAGTTTGGACGTGTTCTCCACATCGACGTGGTCGTAGATCTCAGAAAAGGCGAGTTCAGCAGCCCCTGACCCGATCCCTTCGAGTTCATACTGTGCAACAGCGACAGCGCGAAGAATATCAACTCGTGTGTCGTCAGCGAGAAGGCGAAAAATATCCGTAGCCGAGCGGTTCTCCGTCATTGTCTTTCGTATCTACTTCCAGTTCAGCGGCAATATTGAAACCCCGGTCGAATTCTTGGCTTGATTGAGTTAGTGTGGTTTGTGAGCGCTGCATCAATGACTTCGCTGCGCGACGGGTCGTCCTGGTTACGGGCGACGATCCCACTCGCTTTGGTCAAAGAAAATCTTCCATTCGTCGGGCAGCCTCAGACCGGATCGCTCCGTAATCGCTTTGTCGTGCGAATATCACGACTTATGTGATGTCAGATATCGGGCGATGGGTGGTCTGGGGTCTCCTTCCGTCAGTAATCGGCGGACTCCTCCTTAACGCCATCGTCCCTTTTGATTCGATCAACAGTGAAGTCTTCGCAGTTGTACTGACGGACCCGATAATACGAACCGGCGCATTAATTCTCGTGCTCGTTGCTCCCGTGTACTTTGGCGTGAGATACATCATCGGGCTTGTCTCCTCCCTCGTAGATCGGCGACGAGAGATTCAGAATAGCAACTCCCCAAGCGTATTCAGCAGCACCTCTAAACCGAGTAAGCTGACGTGGTACGGTGTCGTGCGGCACTACGGCGCGGACTGGTACGTGGCGGTCGGTGAACCGCGTCGCGGGAGTGAGAAGTACGCGTACATCGAGAAAGGGCCGTGCTGTTCGAAGAGAAACGTGGCGTGAAGAACGTAGTCGAGAAGCACGTAATAGCTGCTCTCTCTACCGATGACCCGTTAGAATACATCAAGTCGGTGGAGGGACTCGATACTGGGCAGTGGGGGAATCGACTCCCCTGATCAAGAAGCAGTTGACAAACGA from Natrinema versiforme includes these protein-coding regions:
- a CDS encoding helix-turn-helix domain-containing protein: MTENRSATDIFRLLADDTRVDILRAVAVAQYELEGIGSGAAELAFSEIYDHVDVENTSKLSYHLGELTGAYLRKSDDGYSLSHAGERIVRFILSENYEQPESFGPEPVDGVCVFCGEEALEAKLSHQFFRIDCTACEQQVTGQPITPAQVRTRNGESLVGSVKLRSAEDARQIRRGMCPECGAQLSADVVAVPDSPLPDADSFVVTSTCEECLREYNSPLTYSVVYHPASIAFHWDRGVDVTARGIWEFHEHVYEGRWTSEQTASDPEEYEVVLRQGDDAVRLYLDSAATVVRTERVRGESGEFRHS